The Synechococcus sp. BL107 nucleotide sequence GACTAGGGAGCCTGCAGCGTCTAGGAAACTCCATGCCTCGCTACGCCTTGTTGCGGCATACGGGAGCCCCTGACGATCCGAGTGGCTGTCATTTCGATCTGTTATTGGAAAACGGAGCGAACTGCCGCACATGGCGATTGGCTGAGATCCCGATTGTCAACGCTGCAGAACAAGACGCCATCCCGTTAACTGCCCATCGTTTGATTTGGCTGGAGCCCCGCAGTGCTGCAGTCTCAGGAGGACGGGGGTGGGCCGAACGCATTCGCGCGGGTCGATATCAAGGCAGCCTGCCCACCGACGCGAACGAGCCTGTGGAGATCACCTTCATGGATGGCGATCTCAGCGGACACCTCAAAATCGTCCAAGGTCGTTGCCGGCTCTCCAAGCCTTGAGATTTCCAAAAGCTCCGCTAAATTTTGGTTGCTGACAGCCCGTTTTCCTGTTGGTTTACATCAATCAGGTTGGCTTAAAGCACTTCAAGTCCTTTGGTGGGGCGATGACGATCCCTCTCGAAGAGGGATTCACCGTTGTGACCGGCCCCAATGGATCCGGCAAAAGCAACATCCTGGATGGCGTGTTGTTTTGCCTGGGCTTAGCCAACAGCCGCGGAATGCGGGCCGATCGGCTGCCAGACCTGATTAATAGCGGGGTTCTCAAAACCGGAAAAGCAGCCGAAACCTCGGTGAGCGTGAGGTTCGATCTCAATGATTGGACACCCGACACGGCGGAAGATGGTCTCGAGGCACCAGCGGAAGGTCCCTGGATTCAACCGGGGCAAACGGAATGGACCGTGACGCGCAAGTTGCGGGTGATGCCAGGTGGCTCCTACAGCTCGAGTTATTCCGCTGACGGGGTGCCCTGCAACCTCCAGCAGCTGCAAACCCAATTGCGCCGTTTGCGCATCGATCCGGAGGGGAGCAACGTCGTGATGCAGGGCGATGTCACCCGCATCGTGTCGATGAGCAATCGCGATCGCCGTGGGCTCATTGATGAACTGGCCGGTGTCGCCCTTTTCGATACGCGCATCGAACAAACCCGGCGCAAGCTCGACGACGTGCAGGAGCGGCAAGACCGCTGCCGAATCATTGAGCAAGAGCTGCTGGCGAGCCGCCAGCGCCTGGAGAAAGACTGCGCCAAAGCCCGTCAATACAAGGATCTTCGTGAACGATTGAAGCTCGGGCGCCAGCAGGAAATGGTGCTGGCCTTTGAGGCCGCCGAACAAGCCCTCAAAGACCTCAGCACGCGCCAACAGGCCCTCGAAGCCCAAGAGCAAAGGGATGGCATCGCCATCGCGAATGGACGCGAGGCCCTCAACAAAGCCAGCGCTGAGCTGCAAATTCTTCAAGATCAGGTGAAAGCCCTTGGAGAAGACCAGCTCCTAGCGGTTCAAGCCGAACTCGCAGGACTCGACACCAGCAGCCGCGAACTAGAACGTCAAGCCTCACAACACCAAGAAGAAGGGCAGCGGCTGCAAGGATTGCGCCATGACTTAACCATCCGTCGGCAGGAGTGGCAGCACCAATCCAAAACCCAAGAGAAGGATCCCCATCAAGACGCCTTAGCCGCTGCCGAAGACACCTGCCGTGCCTCTGAATCTGCCGTTGAGGTATCCCGCCGCCGACTAGCCGACGTTGCAGGCCGTTCTGGGGCTTGGTTAGACGAACAAAAACGACGGAGTGCTCGGCGGCAAGAGCTGCAAAGCATCGTGAATCCCAAACTTGAAGAACAACAGCAACTGCAAGAACGGTTGCGTCAGGAGTCGGAACGGCTGCAAGAACTCCATCAAGAGCAGCAGCAAGACGGGGCTGATGAACAGGATGTTCAACAACAACTCACAACCCTGGAAGAGAGCTGGCAAACGCTGATCCACGGGCTGTCTGAAGGCAAGCAGGCCCTTCAACAAACCGTGGACTCCCTTGCCATCCAACAACGGACTCGCAGTCGTTTGGAGCAAGAACAAACCCGACTGGAACGGGAAATTGCGCGTTTGGAAAGCCGCCGTGATGCCCTACAAGAAACCCGAGGCACCGGTGCGTTAAGGCTGTTGTTGGAGGCCGGTCTCGATGGCATTCATGGTCCAGTCGCCCAACTTGGTGAAGTGCAGGATCAACACCGCCTGGCCTTGGAAGTTGCCGCAGGTGCCCGTCTCGGCCAAGTCGTCGTCGACGACGACCGCATTGCAGCAAGAGCGATCGAACTGCTGAAAAGCCGCCGCGCCGGACGACTCACCTTTCTGCCCCTCAACAAAATTCGTGCCCCAGGCAGCGGAAGCGGAAGCAACTCGGCAGCCTTCGCCCGCGGGGCCCGTCCAAGCGGCGATACCGGCGGCGGATTAATTGGCCGTGCCGTGGAACTCGTGCGTTTTGAACCGGTTTACGACCAAGTGTTTGCCTACGTGTTCGGCGACACGCTGGTGTTTGCTGATCTGGCCACCGCCCGACAACAACTCGGTCGATCGAGGGCCGTGACTCTGGATGGAGAGCTCCTCGAAAAAAGCGGTGCGATGACGGGCGGAAGCTTGTCACAACGCAGCGGCGGCCTCAGTTTTGGTCGTAGCCAAGATCAAGACGAAGCCGAACCCCACCGCCGCAGGCTCCTGGAGATCGGGGAATCCCTGGCAGCCTGCCGGCGTGAAGAATCCAAATTGACGCAGCTGCTCGAGCAGCAGAAACCACAGCTGCGGGAGATGGAACAACGCCAGGCCGGCCTCATCGCCGAGCGCAACGCGGCGCAGCGGAACCATGGCCCGTTGATTGAGCGCAACCGACAGCGGTCGGAACGGTTATTGCGCCTTCAAAACGAACAAACCACCCAGCGGCAACGCCTGGAGATGATCGAGGCAGAACTCAAACCACTGCAAGCGGAACTCGCCCAACTGAATGAAGCGGAACGCAACAGCGGTGATCACGACGATGCCGCGGCCTGGCAACAGCTTCAACACGACCTCGAGGCAGCCGATCATCGTCTCGAAGTCGCTCGGCATGAGCGTGATCTTCTTCTGAATGCAAAGCGTGAGCGGCAGCTCGCCCTCGAGCGTCTGGGAGACCAAGAGAAGGCCCTCGCGGCAGAAGAAACACGACTCCAGGAAGCTGTTCAGGCCCTGGCCAAAGCCCATGGCGCGTGGCGCGATCAACAGTCGGAACTGCAAAACAAGCGAACGTCGTTACAGGCTCAGCAACAAGACCTCCAAGAACGTTTCGGCACCCAACGACGAGCCCGTGATGCCGCGGAAGCTGAGGTGGCCCGTCAACGCCAAGCGCTTCAGCAAGCCGAATGGAACCTGGAGCGATTGAAGGAAGACCGCGAAGGCTTAATCGAGGAACAGCGCAGCGGAGCGATTCGCCTCAAGGAAATGGCGGAAGCACTGCCAGAACCCCGTCCAGAGATCCCTGAGTCGATGCGGCTTGAAGGATTGGAGGTTCTTCAGGGCGAACTCCAGGCAATCCAACGACGCATGGAAGCGCTGGAGCCCGTGAACATGCTCGCGCTTGAGGAACTGCAAGCGCTGGAACAACGCTTGGGTGACCTCAACGAACGGCTCGATGTTTTGAATAGTGAACGCGAAGAACTGCTGCTTCGAATTGAGACGGTCGCCACCCTGCGTCAAGACGCCTTTATGGAGGCTTTCACCGCAGTGGATGGTCATTTCCGTGAAATTTTTGCGTCGCTTTCCGAAGGCGATGGGCATCTGCAGTTGGAAAACGCCGATGAACCGCTCGAGGGTGGCCTAACCCTTGTGGCCCATCCGAAAGGAAAAACCGTGCGGCGTTTGGCGTCGATGTCGGGTGGAGAGAAATCGCTAACAGCCCTCAGCTTTCTGTTTGCCTTACAACGTTTCCGCCCCTCCCCCTTCTACGCCCTCGACGAGGTCGACAGCTTCCTCGACGGTGTGAACGTGGAGCGATTAGCTGCCTTAATCGCCCGTCAAGCCAAAGATGCCCAGTTCATGGTGGTGAGTCACAGACGTCCAATGATCGGCGCCTCAGAGCGCACGATTGGCGTTACCCAAGCCCGCGGAGCCCACACCCAGGTTGTTGGACTTCCCGATGCAGCCTGAACAGATGCAGATCGAACTGCCACAACGGATCCACTGCGTCAGAATGGGCCGAATTGTGCATGGCCGAGGGACCGTTTGACCCCGACCCCTTCAGCTAACGACACCCTGACGGGTGTTCCCAGTGACCGTCTCTGGCTGCGGTCAGAGCTCATGGGTACGCAGGTGATCACCCGCGACAGCGGCCGTCGTCTCGGCGTCGTGGGTGAGGTGATTGTCGATATTGACCGCCGTGAGGTGGTGGCGGTTGGACTGCGGGATAACCCCCTCACTCGCTTTTTACCGGGCTTACCGCGCTGGATGCCCCTCGATCGCATCCGTCAGGTGGGAGATGTGATCCTGGTGGACTCCGCTGATTCCCTCAGCGAAGGATTCAATCCCGAGCGCTACAGCCGTGTGATCAATTGCCAGGTGATCACCGAATCCGGTGACCAACTTGGTCGTGTTCTGGGATTTGCGTTCGACATTGAAACGGGTGAACTGTCCACCCTTGTGATGGGTGCCCTCGGCGTTCCGCTCCTGGGTGAAGGCGTCTTAAGCACGTGGGAAATGCCTGTTGAAGAGATCGTGAGCAGCGGCCCCGATCGGATCATTGTTTACGAGGGCGCTGAAGACAAACTCAAACAATTGAATAGCGGTGTGCTCGAAAAGCTAGGGGTTGGCGGCCCCAGCTGGGAGGAACAGGAGCGAGAGCGCTACCGCGTCAATCTTGTGCCGGTCGAGAACCAACTCAGTTCGGGACAACCCGTTGAACAACAGCAACGGCAGTTGCAGGCGTCCGAAGCTCAACGGTTTGAAGCTGAGGAAGAAATGGAATACGTGGAACTTGAAGACCAACGCCGCGACGCACAACCCCAACGTCGCTACCTCGAAGAACAAACCACGGATTCCTTCGAATCTCCCCGTTACAACACTGCGCGGTACCGGGACGAGCCCAGTTTCAATGCAGCCCCCAATGAAGAACCCAGTGTCGAAGAACTTCGATTCGAAGAACCACGATTCGAACAGCCTCAGATCAAGGAGCAGCGCTTCGACGACTCAAGCCTGAACGATGACCCAGCTCCGCGACGAGCCATGCCGGCTTCGAGGCGTCCGGTGCAAAAAATCAGCGAACCCCTCGATGTCGAACCGATTCGAGACGACCTCGACGATCCTTGGTAACCGCGAGCCAACGCGTTGATTGAACCGCAACACCAGTGGTGGGGGAAATCAACAAAGCCACCATTTTCTGCAATGGCGGCAATGGACGACTGAACTGGACCGATGACGATCAAGCCGCTTTGAAATCCAACGAGGCGCTGTTCACGCAATAACGCTGGCCTGTTGGTGCCGGTCCATCAGAAAACACATGGCCGAGATGACCATCGCAGCGGGAGCAGGTGATCTCCGTCCGGACCATGCCATGGGTCACATCCTGTTTGGTGGTAATCGCCTCTGGAGAGATACCGTCCCAAAAACTTGGCCAACCTGTGCCCGACTCAAATTTTGTGGTTGAACTGAACAACGGCGTTCCACAACAAACGCAGTGATAAACACCCGTCGCCTTGTTGTCCCAATACTTACCCGTGAAGGCCCGTTCGGTTCCTCCACAGCGCGCCACCTGGTATTGCTCAGGAGATAAGGATTGCTTCCACTCGTCGGTGCTGCGATCAATCCGATCAAGGCTGGGCATGACGAGAGAAATTAAGGGGTTGCACCCTAGACAGAGGGAAGCGCTCGGGGGAGCAGATCACGCACTTCTGCGGCCAAGGCCATCACAGCACCGGGCTCACCGCGAAGGGCCTGGAGGTCCTCACGCTGCCCCTCTAAACGCTCTGGAGACGACAACCATTCGATCGCTTCCGTCGCGATTTGTTGGGGAGTGATCTCACCAATTCGCTCAGGAACCACACCTCGACCCGCCGTGATGTTGGGCCAAGCCACAAAACCGTTGTTGCGCAGTCTCCAGAACGTCAACAACGCTCCCAACAGACGTCGCAAACCAGGGATCCGCGCCAACAAGCCAAAACCGCCGTCCCAAGCGCGCATCATGTCCAAATGCTGGGTGGGCACCATCACGATCATGGGAACCGCCAACGCACCGAGTTCAGCGGTGTTGGCACCCACGGTGGTTAGTGCCAAATCGCACTGACTCAAAGGGCCATGGGCTGGATGCTCCTGAATCAATTGGATGCGCGTTCCAGCTTTCGTGATCAACACATCGCGATCAACATCCACCACCGCTGATCGATAGCGAGCGGCAATTGGGTTGGTCGGGCCCGCAAAGCGCAGAAGTTCTTCAACGCTGGTGGTGGGGGCCAACGGCAACAAGAACCGACATTCCGGACGTTCTTTGGCGATGTGATCCGCGGTTTCGAGAAAAAACGGCATCCCGACGCTCAATTTGGCTGCCTTCGAACCCGGTAGTAACGCCACCCACTCACCATCCGGCAGGGGAGCCTCTCGACGAGCAAACGACGAAAGATCAGCCATCAAATCACCAACCACCCGACAGCGGCCCTGATAACGGACTGGCAATTGGCGGCGCACCGCGTCTGACATTGCAGCAATGCTGTCGTTCCACTGCGGCCAACGCGCCACCCACTCCGCGTAGGTGATGTGGCGGTACCCGAGACGGGCAGATAACAGCACCGTCCAAAACTGATCACCCCCCAGAAACACCACGATTCCTTTCTTAGGCCACAAGCCAAAGCGTTTGGGACGCAACAGCAGTGACCAAAATGATCGAGCCGGAACGATCCGATCAAACAGCTGCCAAGGCTGAGCCGCTCGATGCTCTTGGCCCGTGGCATTCGGACAGGGCACCAACACCAGTTGCAGGCTGGCGGGAGAGCTGGGAACGCGTGGTCGTAATGGCTGAAGACTGTGGAGCCGTTCCGCAAGAGGTCGAACCCAGGTGCTCAACTCCCCTGGACCGTTCGAAACCAAGACGATCGCCAGTCCTGGGTCAGCGTTTTGGAGGCTTGCCAAAAGAATGAAATGCGGATGGCGAGACTTGAACTCGCAAGGCCGAAGCCACACGCCCCTCAAACGTGCGTGTCTACCAATTCCACCACATCCGCGTGGTCGATTCAGCCCCGCGGGCGTCATCGAGGAGTGATCATACCGGCCGGAGTAACTCAGGCTGGCGTTTCGAGCTCTTAATCAGTCGCCGCTGATACGATCCGCCTTGAGGCCTAATGACACTGCGGGATGCCCATCGGCAAAGTGCTGATCGCCAACCGCGGCGAGATCGCTCTTCGAATTTTGCGGAGCTGCAGGGAGCTCGGCATCGCCACCGTTGCGGTGTACAGCTCTGTGGACAAAGACGCTCTGCACGTTCAGCTAGCGGATGAAGCCGTATGCGTTGGAGAAGCCCAAAGCAACAAGAGCTATCTCAACGTTCCCAACATCCTTGCCGCAGCTACGTCACGCGGTGCCGACGCCATTCACCCGGGATATGGCTTCCTGGCAGAAAACGACAAATTTGCCGAGATGTGCAACGAGCACGGGCTCACATTTGTAGGACCATCACCCCATGCGATTCGGTCCATGGGCGATAAATCCACTGCCAAAACAACGATGCAATCGGTGGGAGTCCCCACCGTTCCAGGCAGTGAAGGATTGCTGTCCAATCCACAAGAGGCCGCTCAGCTCGCAGCTGAAATGGGCTATCCCGTGATGATCAAAGCCACTGCCGGTGGTGGTGGTCGAGGCATGCGTCTCGTGCCCAGCCCCGATCAGCTCGAAAGCCTCTACAAGGCGGCCCAAGGGGAAGCAGAAGCGGCCTTTGGCAATCCTGGCCTCTACATGGAGAAATTCATCGACCGCCCCCGCCACGTGGAAGTGCAGGTGCTGGCGGATCGTCACGGCAATGTTGTGCATCTCGGCGAACGGGACTGCTCCATCCAGCGGCGCCACCAAAAACTGCTTGAAGAAGCGCCAAGCCCTGCCTTGGATCCCGAGCTGCGGCGAAAGATGGGTGAAGCGGCCATCGCCGCAGCCCGAAGCATTAACTACGAAGGGGCTGGCACGGTTGAGTTTCTCCTCGACCGCACCG carries:
- the smc gene encoding chromosome segregation protein SMC; translated protein: MVYINQVGLKHFKSFGGAMTIPLEEGFTVVTGPNGSGKSNILDGVLFCLGLANSRGMRADRLPDLINSGVLKTGKAAETSVSVRFDLNDWTPDTAEDGLEAPAEGPWIQPGQTEWTVTRKLRVMPGGSYSSSYSADGVPCNLQQLQTQLRRLRIDPEGSNVVMQGDVTRIVSMSNRDRRGLIDELAGVALFDTRIEQTRRKLDDVQERQDRCRIIEQELLASRQRLEKDCAKARQYKDLRERLKLGRQQEMVLAFEAAEQALKDLSTRQQALEAQEQRDGIAIANGREALNKASAELQILQDQVKALGEDQLLAVQAELAGLDTSSRELERQASQHQEEGQRLQGLRHDLTIRRQEWQHQSKTQEKDPHQDALAAAEDTCRASESAVEVSRRRLADVAGRSGAWLDEQKRRSARRQELQSIVNPKLEEQQQLQERLRQESERLQELHQEQQQDGADEQDVQQQLTTLEESWQTLIHGLSEGKQALQQTVDSLAIQQRTRSRLEQEQTRLEREIARLESRRDALQETRGTGALRLLLEAGLDGIHGPVAQLGEVQDQHRLALEVAAGARLGQVVVDDDRIAARAIELLKSRRAGRLTFLPLNKIRAPGSGSGSNSAAFARGARPSGDTGGGLIGRAVELVRFEPVYDQVFAYVFGDTLVFADLATARQQLGRSRAVTLDGELLEKSGAMTGGSLSQRSGGLSFGRSQDQDEAEPHRRRLLEIGESLAACRREESKLTQLLEQQKPQLREMEQRQAGLIAERNAAQRNHGPLIERNRQRSERLLRLQNEQTTQRQRLEMIEAELKPLQAELAQLNEAERNSGDHDDAAAWQQLQHDLEAADHRLEVARHERDLLLNAKRERQLALERLGDQEKALAAEETRLQEAVQALAKAHGAWRDQQSELQNKRTSLQAQQQDLQERFGTQRRARDAAEAEVARQRQALQQAEWNLERLKEDREGLIEEQRSGAIRLKEMAEALPEPRPEIPESMRLEGLEVLQGELQAIQRRMEALEPVNMLALEELQALEQRLGDLNERLDVLNSEREELLLRIETVATLRQDAFMEAFTAVDGHFREIFASLSEGDGHLQLENADEPLEGGLTLVAHPKGKTVRRLASMSGGEKSLTALSFLFALQRFRPSPFYALDEVDSFLDGVNVERLAALIARQAKDAQFMVVSHRRPMIGASERTIGVTQARGAHTQVVGLPDAA
- a CDS encoding PRC-barrel domain-containing protein — its product is MTPTPSANDTLTGVPSDRLWLRSELMGTQVITRDSGRRLGVVGEVIVDIDRREVVAVGLRDNPLTRFLPGLPRWMPLDRIRQVGDVILVDSADSLSEGFNPERYSRVINCQVITESGDQLGRVLGFAFDIETGELSTLVMGALGVPLLGEGVLSTWEMPVEEIVSSGPDRIIVYEGAEDKLKQLNSGVLEKLGVGGPSWEEQERERYRVNLVPVENQLSSGQPVEQQQRQLQASEAQRFEAEEEMEYVELEDQRRDAQPQRRYLEEQTTDSFESPRYNTARYRDEPSFNAAPNEEPSVEELRFEEPRFEQPQIKEQRFDDSSLNDDPAPRRAMPASRRPVQKISEPLDVEPIRDDLDDPW
- the msrB gene encoding peptide-methionine (R)-S-oxide reductase MsrB, yielding MPSLDRIDRSTDEWKQSLSPEQYQVARCGGTERAFTGKYWDNKATGVYHCVCCGTPLFSSTTKFESGTGWPSFWDGISPEAITTKQDVTHGMVRTEITCSRCDGHLGHVFSDGPAPTGQRYCVNSASLDFKAA
- the accC gene encoding acetyl-CoA carboxylase biotin carboxylase subunit; this translates as MPIGKVLIANRGEIALRILRSCRELGIATVAVYSSVDKDALHVQLADEAVCVGEAQSNKSYLNVPNILAAATSRGADAIHPGYGFLAENDKFAEMCNEHGLTFVGPSPHAIRSMGDKSTAKTTMQSVGVPTVPGSEGLLSNPQEAAQLAAEMGYPVMIKATAGGGGRGMRLVPSPDQLESLYKAAQGEAEAAFGNPGLYMEKFIDRPRHVEVQVLADRHGNVVHLGERDCSIQRRHQKLLEEAPSPALDPELRRKMGEAAIAAARSINYEGAGTVEFLLDRTGGFYFMEMNTRIQVEHPVTEMVTGVDLIAEQLRIAGGEPISVRQDEIQLNGHAIECRINAEDARHNFRPAPGRITGWLPPGGPGVRVDSHVYTGYDIPPFYDSLIGKVIVWGKDRQHAMTRMKRALNECAVTGIPTTVEFHLEMLDRPEFINGDIHTKFVEQEMLP